In Zonotrichia albicollis isolate bZonAlb1 chromosome 3, bZonAlb1.hap1, whole genome shotgun sequence, a single window of DNA contains:
- the LOC141728573 gene encoding taste receptor type 2 member 9-like → MEDSHPAQQSNVTAYGATTLAIITLEVVLGMCINAFLVCLLCIAWVKKKTLNSNEKILLLLGCSRISSLCFTGIYRFLSMFYPHILHVQTISLLVRSLGTFFNYSHLWVSACLCGFYCIKIANFRNSFFMYLKVKVDRMVPWLLLGSEIVALAISIILSDRAETLKRSNDTCTSQENFWEVTIRKDKHLFSPLLLSGVLFAASFLVVIFAAVFLLFSLWRHKRTMQTSSMKDLSMDAHIRAMKSVLSFLVVYSINFVCLVLRIIYGTKKENIMTLLIYMYLCAFPGVHSLILIFSNPKLEEALLKIMFCVKCEFFIK, encoded by the coding sequence ATGGAAGATTCTCACCCTGCACAGCAATCCAATGTCACTGCATACGGGGCCACCACTCTGGCCATCATCACCCTCGAGGTGGTGTTGGGCATGTGCATAAATGCCTtccttgtttgtttgctttgcatTGCCTgggtaaaaaagaaaaccctgaaCTCTAATGAGAAgatcttgctgctgctgggatgctccaggatTTCCTCTTTGTGCTTCACAGGGATATATCGCTTCCTTTCAATGTTTTATCCCCATATCCTTCATGTTCAAACCATAAGTCTACTAGTTAGATCTTTGGGAACCTTTTTTAATTATTCCCACCTGTGGGTCTCAGCCTGCCTCTGTGGTTTCTACTGCATAAAAATTGCCAATTTCAGGAACAGCTTCTTCATGTACCTGAAAGTAAAAGTTGACAGGATGGTGCCCTGGCTCTTGTTGGGCTCAGAGATTGTAGCCTTGGCTATCAGCATCATCCTTTCTGATCGGGCTGAAACACTCAAGAGGAGCAATGACACTTGCACCAGCCAAGAAAATTTTTGGGAAGTAACTATCAGAAAGGATAAAcatcttttctctcctttgttACTCTCTGGTGTTCTATTTGCTGCCTCATTCCTGGTGGTCAtatttgctgctgttttccttctcttttccctctgGAGACACAAGCGCACGATGCAGACAAGCTCCATGAAGGACCTCAGCATGGATGCCCACATCAGAGCCATGAAATCTGTCCTCTCCTTCTTAGTTGTGTACAGCATCAACTTTGTATGTTTGGTCTTGAGAATAATTTATggcacaaagaaagaaaatatcatGACACTCCTTATATACATGTACCTGTGTGCTTTTCCAGGTGTTCATTCCCTTATTCTGATTTTCAGCAATCCCAAGCTGGAAgaggcactgctgaagattatGTTCTGTGTGAAGTGTGAATTTTTCATTAAGTAG